One part of the Deltaproteobacteria bacterium genome encodes these proteins:
- a CDS encoding trimethylamine methyltransferase family protein, whose product MKPSVLRLLSRAQIEQILGEAVGILEHPGIMIENKEALDLLASSGAEVDLKRRIARIPSFLIEKSLETAPKAFDVYDLRKRISMRMCGGNVSFRPGATALNIIDPENGEYRPPVTRDLVKWVKMVEGVSTVEAQSGSMNCVDVPKGVADSYRYYIMLKLGNKPACGGAYTKEGWNVIKELLLAVAGGREELRKNPISVQPACPTPPLKWTDDPCQTVLNNAEYGIPVIIDPMMMSGAGAPVTMEGSLVEHTAEAFAGLVIHQLRGPGAPFIWGGSPTIMDLREGTSLFGAIETAMLGCGHVQIGKHVGLPTGTALGITDSKAVDAQAGLESAMGILLAMLSRANFIMGPGMMDFESGQSFEKLIIDSEIIAAGRRLLDGVRENERPAALNLFRSPEYEGDFLSLDHTLRWMRKEFHFPSRVIDRKDYHSWAKEGKKQIVQRARQRAKELIEQYRPKEIAEEVSRELDTIMLHAAKRYGMERLPSLGD is encoded by the coding sequence GTGAAACCGTCGGTCTTGAGATTGCTTTCCCGGGCACAGATTGAGCAGATTCTTGGAGAGGCAGTGGGTATCTTGGAACATCCCGGTATTATGATAGAGAACAAAGAGGCCCTCGATCTGTTAGCGAGTTCTGGGGCGGAGGTGGATTTGAAAAGGAGGATCGCTCGAATCCCGAGTTTTCTGATCGAAAAGTCTCTCGAAACAGCTCCAAAGGCCTTTGATGTGTACGACCTTAGAAAGAGGATCAGTATGAGGATGTGCGGCGGCAACGTCTCCTTTCGCCCGGGGGCTACGGCACTGAATATTATCGACCCCGAAAACGGCGAGTACCGGCCTCCCGTGACAAGAGATCTGGTGAAATGGGTCAAGATGGTGGAGGGCGTCTCTACGGTTGAGGCTCAGTCCGGATCGATGAACTGTGTGGATGTTCCAAAGGGCGTGGCCGACTCTTACCGGTATTACATCATGCTCAAGCTGGGCAACAAACCGGCGTGTGGAGGAGCGTACACCAAAGAGGGGTGGAATGTCATAAAGGAACTGCTCCTGGCCGTTGCCGGAGGCAGAGAGGAATTGAGGAAGAACCCCATCAGCGTTCAGCCCGCCTGCCCCACCCCCCCTCTCAAATGGACAGATGATCCCTGCCAGACGGTTCTCAATAACGCCGAGTACGGGATACCCGTGATTATAGACCCGATGATGATGTCAGGGGCAGGTGCTCCGGTTACAATGGAAGGCTCACTGGTTGAGCACACCGCTGAGGCCTTCGCAGGTCTGGTGATTCATCAATTGAGGGGTCCTGGTGCGCCTTTTATCTGGGGAGGTTCTCCCACGATAATGGACCTACGGGAAGGGACGTCGCTGTTTGGGGCTATTGAGACCGCCATGTTGGGGTGCGGCCATGTTCAGATTGGAAAGCACGTCGGCCTGCCTACAGGCACCGCCTTGGGTATCACTGACTCAAAGGCCGTCGATGCCCAGGCGGGACTGGAGTCGGCCATGGGAATTCTCCTGGCCATGCTTTCGAGAGCGAATTTCATCATGGGGCCCGGGATGATGGATTTCGAGAGCGGACAGTCCTTTGAAAAGCTGATCATAGATTCGGAGATTATCGCGGCTGGGAGAAGACTGCTGGACGGAGTGAGGGAAAACGAGAGACCGGCAGCATTGAACCTGTTCAGGAGTCCTGAGTACGAAGGAGACTTTCTATCCCTGGACCATACCCTGAGATGGATGAGAAAGGAATTCCATTTTCCATCCCGCGTGATAGATAGAAAAGACTACCACAGCTGGGCAAAGGAGGGGAAGAAGCAGATCGTGCAGCGGGCTCGGCAAAGGGCGAAGGAACTGATCGAACAATACCGGCCCAAGGAGATTGCCGAGGAGGTTTCAAGGGAGCTGGACACCATTATGCTCCATGCTGCGAAGAGATACGGCATGGAGAGGCTTCCCAGTTTGGGAGATTGA
- a CDS encoding aminopeptidase P family protein, translating to MEKRDRIVEALKRAGVDGLVCFLPENVLFLSGYWPNTGRSSVVYPVEGEPVLIVPWPDLEFIPSGWNGETLEYGVGLDDQAPDQQVAALLKGVFEKRGLLGSRIGCERSFEVLAGTHIGGEVTVPGPPLFGLLEETMPGVVFECQTALIRELRMRKTPGEIEAMKVCQDIVAYALKEAKSRLHEGMKETEVAAIIESAIMTHGVGHRGVRRARGFAFVVSGPRSGGVYAWGPYNVSTERVLRKGDLVLIELDAYADGYWADLTRTFVVGGPEERQREIMAVVVETLEKVVESLKPGMKASQVGELARGLIRDAGYGDCFPHNIGHGVGFAFHEMPYLRPTSDTVLEAGMVLAIEPGIYVQDWGGIRVEDNVVITEEGGARYLSDLARGF from the coding sequence ATGGAAAAGAGAGATCGGATTGTTGAGGCACTCAAGAGAGCGGGGGTCGATGGGCTGGTATGCTTTCTTCCCGAAAACGTGCTCTTTCTGAGTGGATATTGGCCCAACACAGGGCGTTCGTCGGTTGTCTATCCCGTGGAGGGCGAACCGGTTCTGATCGTCCCCTGGCCGGATCTGGAATTCATTCCCAGCGGCTGGAACGGGGAGACTCTGGAGTACGGGGTCGGCCTGGACGATCAGGCTCCGGATCAGCAGGTGGCCGCCCTCTTGAAGGGGGTCTTCGAGAAGCGGGGGCTGCTGGGTTCCAGGATCGGATGCGAGCGCTCTTTCGAGGTTCTGGCCGGGACGCACATCGGAGGAGAGGTCACGGTTCCGGGTCCTCCTCTGTTCGGTCTGCTGGAGGAGACCATGCCTGGAGTCGTATTCGAGTGCCAGACGGCGCTGATACGGGAGCTGAGGATGCGCAAGACACCCGGCGAAATAGAAGCAATGAAGGTTTGCCAGGATATCGTCGCCTACGCATTGAAAGAGGCCAAATCCCGGCTCCATGAAGGGATGAAGGAGACAGAGGTCGCCGCCATCATTGAGTCTGCAATAATGACTCACGGTGTGGGCCACAGGGGTGTCAGGAGGGCCAGAGGATTTGCCTTTGTCGTATCAGGGCCCCGCAGCGGCGGTGTCTATGCCTGGGGTCCTTACAACGTCTCAACCGAACGGGTCCTGCGGAAGGGCGATCTCGTCTTGATCGAACTCGATGCTTATGCAGACGGTTATTGGGCGGATCTCACCCGTACTTTCGTCGTAGGTGGGCCGGAGGAAAGACAACGGGAGATCATGGCGGTCGTGGTGGAGACCCTCGAGAAAGTGGTCGAATCTTTGAAGCCCGGGATGAAGGCTTCTCAAGTCGGCGAGCTGGCCCGGGGGTTGATCCGGGATGCGGGGTACGGTGACTGCTTCCCCCACAATATAGGTCACGGGGTGGGATTTGCCTTCCATGAGATGCCATATCTGCGCCCGACCTCCGATACCGTGCTTGAGGCTGGAATGGTGCTGGCCATCGAACCCGGGATCTATGTCCAGGATTGGGGAGGTATCCGGGTGGAGGACAACGTGGTGATAACTGAGGAGGGAGGGGCGCGCTATCTGTCGGACCTCGCAAGAGGCTTCTAG
- a CDS encoding sugar ABC transporter ATP-binding protein, translating to MDREAILKVENVSKYFGGVHAVEDISFELYRGEVLGLVGDNGAGKSTLIKMIAGVLVPNRGNIYWHGRRLVDTSPKEVRELGIETIYQDLALADNLGVSANLFLGREMTRKLFGLVEILNQREMEREAREALKRLEIEIESMQTPVRDLSGGQRQSVAVGRALYWQARLLIMDEPTAALGVKERNNILRLIERLRGEEVSVILISHNLSDIFAVTDRIVVMRRGIKVCELITAETSEAEVVGLMIGSEDRTKSG from the coding sequence ATGGACAGGGAAGCCATACTGAAAGTCGAGAACGTGTCGAAGTACTTCGGCGGGGTTCATGCTGTTGAAGACATCAGCTTTGAGCTGTACAGGGGCGAGGTATTGGGGCTGGTGGGAGACAATGGAGCGGGAAAATCCACGCTTATCAAGATGATCGCGGGGGTACTCGTGCCGAACCGGGGGAACATTTACTGGCACGGCAGGAGGCTTGTGGACACGTCGCCCAAAGAGGTCCGTGAGTTGGGCATCGAAACTATCTATCAAGACCTGGCCCTTGCAGATAACCTGGGGGTCTCCGCCAATCTGTTCTTGGGGCGGGAGATGACCAGGAAGCTCTTCGGCCTGGTTGAGATCCTGAATCAGAGGGAGATGGAGAGAGAGGCGAGAGAGGCCCTGAAGCGCCTGGAGATTGAAATCGAGTCGATGCAGACCCCCGTGAGGGATCTGTCGGGCGGGCAGAGACAGTCCGTTGCGGTCGGCCGGGCTCTATACTGGCAGGCCAGGCTTTTGATCATGGATGAACCCACAGCCGCCCTCGGCGTGAAGGAACGAAACAACATACTGAGACTGATCGAACGTCTGAGAGGGGAGGAGGTCTCTGTGATCCTTATCAGCCACAATCTTTCCGACATATTTGCCGTGACAGACCGCATCGTGGTAATGCGCCGGGGAATCAAGGTCTGCGAACTGATTACCGCAGAGACCAGCGAGGCCGAGGTCGTGGGTTTGATGATCGGGTCCGAAGACAGGACGAAGTCCGGCTAG
- a CDS encoding hydantoinase/oxoprolinase family protein, protein MSKIVAVDTGGTFTDIVVFDQQTKEIYTCKTSTNTEIPAENIINALKDISIESNEITRMVHATTIATNAIIERKGERTGLLTNKGFKDIVFIQRGDQERSYDLQWVKPKPLVKRRDCREIDCRMDCEGRVLREPDSKELERIVEEFRDEGVKAIAVCLLFSYADPSHELRARDTVKRLYPECFVSLSHEVYPRWREYQRFSTTIADAYLKPVFGPYVKRLVNGLKRANDRLQLLIMKSNGGVTDWTWAIEHPIESIMSGPVGGVLAAGYFSGIVGEKSLIALDMGGTSCDVSLIEGGRCSYTTDFVLEFGIPINVPMVDVKSVGAGGGSIAWVDKGGLLRVGPQSAGAVPGPACYGSGGRSATVTDANLVLGRLNPDYFCGGKLPLYPDRGRKAIEELSSKLGKDPVETADDIIALASSNVANAVRLVTIEKGIDPRDFAIFGFGGAGGLHVLKVADMLGISTVIIPVHPGVTSALGLLTADLRVDRMVTFLMRSDVIDERLFNEYLKRTRTYALGTLEREGFKGESEVFQSLEMRYYGQNYQIEVPIPDRWELTREDIESAFVLFGKKHRELYGYENPGDVVECVGMIVRSVGKTRAPEIGVLQRRGSIEIKERRPVYFGREEGFLECPIYERSSLPDGFSTGGPAIIEEPVSTILLLPGHELEVDCYGNLVIRKAER, encoded by the coding sequence ATGAGCAAAATCGTGGCAGTAGACACGGGCGGGACGTTCACCGATATCGTGGTATTTGATCAACAAACAAAGGAGATATACACGTGCAAGACAAGCACGAATACCGAGATTCCTGCCGAAAATATCATAAACGCTCTCAAGGATATATCAATTGAATCCAACGAGATTACGAGGATGGTGCATGCAACCACCATAGCTACCAATGCCATAATCGAGCGGAAAGGGGAAAGAACCGGGCTTCTGACGAATAAGGGTTTTAAGGACATCGTTTTTATCCAAAGGGGGGATCAGGAACGTTCCTATGATTTGCAGTGGGTAAAGCCAAAACCACTCGTAAAGAGGAGGGATTGCAGAGAGATCGACTGTCGAATGGACTGCGAGGGGAGGGTGTTGCGGGAACCAGATTCCAAGGAGCTCGAGAGAATAGTCGAAGAGTTTAGGGACGAAGGAGTCAAGGCGATCGCCGTTTGCCTCCTCTTCTCCTATGCTGATCCTTCCCATGAACTGCGAGCAAGAGACACGGTAAAGAGGCTGTACCCTGAATGCTTCGTCTCTCTATCCCATGAGGTCTATCCTCGATGGAGGGAATACCAACGTTTCAGTACCACTATCGCGGATGCGTATCTGAAGCCCGTATTCGGCCCTTATGTGAAAAGGCTGGTCAATGGGCTGAAGAGAGCGAACGACAGGTTGCAGCTTCTAATAATGAAGTCCAACGGCGGCGTTACGGACTGGACCTGGGCGATCGAACATCCAATAGAGTCGATCATGTCAGGACCTGTTGGCGGGGTCCTTGCGGCTGGTTACTTTTCTGGGATTGTGGGAGAGAAATCGCTGATTGCCCTGGACATGGGAGGTACGAGTTGCGACGTCTCTCTCATAGAGGGTGGAAGGTGCAGTTATACAACGGATTTTGTGCTTGAATTCGGCATCCCGATAAACGTGCCTATGGTCGACGTGAAATCGGTGGGCGCAGGAGGCGGCTCGATCGCCTGGGTCGACAAGGGGGGGCTCTTGAGAGTGGGCCCGCAGAGTGCCGGGGCCGTGCCGGGACCTGCGTGTTACGGCTCAGGGGGTAGATCGGCTACGGTCACGGATGCCAACCTTGTCCTTGGGAGATTGAATCCTGATTATTTTTGCGGTGGGAAACTGCCCCTTTACCCCGACAGGGGGAGGAAGGCGATTGAGGAGCTGTCGTCAAAGCTGGGCAAGGATCCCGTCGAGACTGCGGATGATATTATTGCCTTGGCAAGCAGCAACGTGGCCAACGCCGTCCGCCTGGTGACAATCGAAAAGGGTATCGACCCGAGAGACTTTGCTATCTTCGGATTTGGTGGTGCAGGGGGATTGCATGTGTTGAAGGTGGCGGACATGCTCGGAATCAGCACGGTGATTATCCCGGTCCATCCTGGAGTGACTTCTGCCTTGGGACTTCTCACCGCCGATTTGCGCGTGGACCGGATGGTAACGTTTCTCATGAGGTCCGACGTGATTGATGAGAGGCTCTTCAACGAGTACCTAAAGAGAACAAGGACCTACGCCCTTGGAACGCTCGAAAGGGAGGGGTTCAAGGGGGAATCCGAAGTCTTTCAGAGTCTCGAGATGCGCTACTACGGTCAAAACTACCAGATTGAGGTCCCCATACCCGATAGATGGGAATTGACGAGAGAGGATATCGAGTCTGCCTTTGTTCTGTTCGGGAAGAAACACAGGGAACTGTACGGTTATGAAAATCCCGGTGATGTTGTGGAGTGTGTCGGAATGATCGTGAGATCGGTTGGGAAGACCAGGGCCCCGGAAATCGGCGTGTTGCAAAGGAGAGGGAGCATTGAGATCAAGGAGAGGAGGCCTGTCTATTTCGGCAGGGAGGAGGGTTTTCTGGAGTGCCCTATCTACGAACGGTCTTCCCTGCCTGACGGCTTCTCGACAGGGGGTCCTGCGATCATCGAGGAACCCGTTTCTACCATCCTTCTGCTGCCAGGCCATGAACTGGAGGTGGATTGTTACGGGAACCTGGTGATCAGGAAGGCCGAGAGGTGA
- a CDS encoding aspartate aminotransferase family protein: MNSSELFQKAEKCLIKGTSAAGRFHGVLGRPVYLEKADGSHLFDIDGREYIDYNSSAGAAFFGYNHPRLREAVERSLEMGFFMNFESEYHQELAQMLCDVIPSAEKVRLSNTGTEVTMGAIRLARAYTGRERIIKFEGHFHGMHECIFYNHGALGRKDEYGQIEPLPDSGGFPECFADPLIVLEANNIGAVEHAVKKYRGEIAAIIMEPISYNCGCMPAKREYLQGVREISRAEGIVLIFDEVLSGFRMSIGGAQEHYGVTPDLTTLAKALGGGFPISALVGKEEIMRYLNPGGPTVMSGTYTGSLTPVLVAIECMKMMREPGFYDRLNGRAERLYTGMNRLFKDYGIPGHVRGAGSRFATFFGIEDEECDFDFRRIVENFDPSTYRRFVKKALDHGLYFHIEGWSGGGVSLPTHSGITSAHTDEDIDVTLERVQAIFEELSKEGISNRNGPGS; the protein is encoded by the coding sequence ATGAATTCGTCTGAACTGTTTCAGAAAGCGGAGAAATGCCTCATCAAGGGTACGTCGGCAGCGGGAAGATTCCACGGTGTGCTGGGGCGGCCCGTGTACCTGGAAAAGGCCGACGGATCTCATCTTTTCGATATCGACGGTAGGGAGTATATCGACTACAACAGCTCTGCGGGAGCGGCTTTCTTCGGGTACAATCATCCGAGGCTTCGAGAGGCCGTGGAGAGATCTCTCGAAATGGGCTTCTTCATGAACTTCGAGTCCGAGTATCATCAGGAACTCGCCCAAATGCTCTGTGACGTGATCCCGAGCGCCGAGAAGGTCCGCCTGTCCAACACCGGAACCGAGGTGACAATGGGAGCTATCCGGCTGGCCCGGGCGTATACGGGGAGGGAGAGGATAATCAAGTTCGAAGGTCATTTCCATGGAATGCACGAATGTATCTTTTACAACCACGGGGCACTCGGCAGGAAGGACGAGTACGGCCAGATCGAGCCCCTGCCCGACAGCGGTGGATTCCCGGAATGTTTCGCCGACCCGCTGATCGTTTTGGAGGCAAACAATATCGGTGCCGTCGAGCATGCAGTGAAGAAGTACAGGGGAGAGATAGCCGCGATAATAATGGAGCCGATAAGTTACAACTGCGGGTGCATGCCGGCAAAGAGGGAATACCTCCAAGGGGTCCGGGAGATCTCCCGGGCTGAAGGAATCGTGTTGATCTTCGATGAGGTTCTCTCCGGGTTCAGGATGTCAATCGGTGGAGCCCAGGAGCACTACGGGGTCACCCCGGACTTGACGACTCTAGCCAAGGCTCTGGGTGGGGGATTTCCCATATCGGCTCTTGTGGGGAAAGAGGAGATCATGAGGTATCTGAACCCGGGCGGGCCCACGGTGATGAGCGGGACCTATACGGGCTCTCTCACGCCGGTCTTGGTCGCCATAGAGTGCATGAAGATGATGAGGGAACCCGGCTTCTACGACCGCCTCAACGGCCGCGCAGAGAGGCTGTACACGGGCATGAACAGGCTCTTCAAGGATTACGGTATCCCGGGCCATGTGAGAGGAGCGGGGAGCCGTTTTGCAACCTTTTTCGGGATAGAAGACGAGGAATGCGACTTCGATTTCAGGAGAATCGTCGAGAATTTCGATCCATCCACGTACAGGAGGTTTGTAAAGAAGGCCCTGGACCACGGGCTGTATTTTCACATAGAAGGCTGGTCTGGAGGGGGGGTGTCACTGCCGACCCACTCAGGGATTACTTCGGCCCACACGGACGAAGACATAGACGTCACCCTGGAGAGAGTCCAGGCCATTTTCGAGGAGCTCTCAAAAGAGGGAATTTCAAATCGGAACGGCCCGGGATCTTGA
- a CDS encoding substrate-binding domain-containing protein: MKRMLYLGLVLMVALGLMASPCMAGAKKTSYTFGFVPGVIINPFYISMNYGAKAAADQLGVKLIWEGPQNWDFAKQTVVVNALVTRGVDALILSPCDPEALKGPLRQAVKAGILVITTDTDINDPKAEIRVTNIASNNYLGGIKAGEALAKAIGGKGKVALMGAMTGVTTNEDRYRGFREVMAKYPGIKIVSTQYSNSDQAKAAQQMESVLLAHPDLAGAFGVDTPTAHGCAIGIRNAGMKGKVKLVGFDAQPLEVEDLKEGLTSMLVAQAPYAMGYLGVQFAYDYLQGFIAKFPGNFTTGYYIITPKNVNDPETQKWIYQTEPPK, from the coding sequence ATGAAGAGAATGCTGTATCTTGGTTTGGTTCTAATGGTGGCGCTCGGCTTGATGGCGAGTCCTTGCATGGCGGGAGCTAAGAAGACGAGCTACACATTCGGGTTTGTCCCCGGAGTGATCATAAACCCCTTCTACATCAGCATGAACTACGGTGCCAAGGCTGCTGCAGATCAGTTGGGGGTGAAGCTTATCTGGGAAGGCCCCCAGAACTGGGATTTCGCCAAACAGACGGTGGTGGTCAACGCACTCGTTACCAGAGGAGTGGACGCGCTCATCCTGTCTCCCTGCGATCCCGAGGCACTCAAGGGACCTTTGAGGCAGGCCGTGAAGGCCGGCATTCTCGTGATAACGACCGACACGGACATAAATGATCCCAAGGCGGAGATTCGGGTTACCAACATTGCATCGAACAACTACCTGGGTGGAATCAAGGCAGGGGAGGCCCTGGCCAAGGCCATCGGCGGGAAAGGCAAGGTTGCCCTCATGGGTGCCATGACAGGGGTGACGACCAACGAGGATCGTTACAGAGGCTTCAGAGAAGTCATGGCAAAGTACCCTGGTATCAAGATAGTTTCGACCCAGTACAGCAACAGCGATCAGGCCAAGGCAGCCCAGCAGATGGAGTCGGTGCTCCTTGCCCATCCCGACCTGGCAGGAGCGTTCGGGGTAGATACCCCTACCGCACACGGGTGTGCCATCGGGATACGGAATGCGGGGATGAAAGGCAAGGTGAAGCTGGTCGGCTTTGATGCTCAACCCCTGGAGGTGGAGGACCTGAAAGAGGGGTTGACGTCGATGCTGGTCGCTCAGGCTCCCTATGCCATGGGATACCTCGGGGTTCAGTTTGCCTACGACTATCTCCAGGGTTTCATAGCCAAGTTTCCGGGCAACTTTACCACGGGCTACTACATTATCACCCCGAAGAACGTGAACGATCCTGAGACACAGAAGTGGATCTATCAGACAGAACCACCCAAGTAA
- a CDS encoding ABC transporter permease, with protein MPLKSYLSATRDLKNTLLKQWIFLILVLFVIFFSLAAPGFWSPRNFKSLSVYTTEPLLLALGQTFVIVSGGIDLSVGAILAFCGVVAALVLKAVWAVVPSPVFSICIGVIVGLIAGTLLGGINGTIIAKLRVPPFVVTLGMLGIARGATYLLTSGHSIVSLPPELGRIGNAELFGFLPLSVFVALILVLACHFLLSKTRLGRYTYAIGGSPAAAMRAGIPLDRYTVLIYAISGFTAACAGILIMARFSTGAPIAGMNDELDSIAAVVIGGASLYGGIGNILGSVVGAFIIGVLLVGLIILGVDPYWQMVSVGGILIAAVFIDQMRYRTRIYS; from the coding sequence ATGCCTCTAAAGTCATACCTCTCAGCTACCAGGGATCTAAAGAACACGCTGCTGAAGCAGTGGATTTTTCTTATTCTGGTTCTCTTCGTGATCTTCTTCTCTTTGGCCGCGCCCGGGTTCTGGTCTCCTCGCAACTTCAAGAGTCTTTCGGTTTATACCACCGAACCGCTGCTTCTCGCACTGGGCCAGACCTTCGTAATCGTCTCAGGAGGAATCGATCTCTCTGTGGGAGCCATACTGGCCTTCTGCGGGGTCGTTGCGGCTCTCGTTCTGAAGGCGGTTTGGGCGGTGGTTCCAAGCCCTGTGTTCAGCATATGCATCGGTGTGATAGTCGGACTGATCGCCGGCACTTTGCTGGGTGGGATAAACGGAACGATCATAGCGAAGCTGAGGGTACCGCCCTTTGTGGTGACCTTGGGGATGCTCGGGATAGCGAGGGGGGCGACCTATCTACTCACCTCCGGCCACTCCATCGTCAGTCTTCCTCCGGAGCTTGGAAGAATCGGGAATGCGGAGTTGTTCGGATTCTTGCCCCTTTCGGTCTTTGTGGCCCTCATTCTGGTCCTGGCCTGTCATTTCCTGCTCTCCAAGACACGGCTGGGAAGGTACACCTATGCCATTGGCGGGAGCCCTGCTGCGGCTATGAGGGCCGGAATCCCCCTGGACAGGTACACCGTACTGATCTACGCGATTTCAGGATTCACGGCAGCCTGTGCAGGGATTCTCATCATGGCTCGTTTCTCCACGGGTGCACCCATAGCCGGAATGAACGATGAGCTGGATTCAATCGCGGCCGTTGTGATCGGCGGCGCCAGTCTGTACGGTGGTATAGGTAACATACTCGGGAGCGTGGTAGGTGCGTTCATCATAGGTGTGCTCCTGGTGGGCCTGATAATACTAGGGGTCGACCCCTATTGGCAGATGGTCTCTGTTGGCGGGATACTGATAGCCGCCGTATTCATAGACCAGATGCGGTATCGAACCAGGATCTACTCATGA
- a CDS encoding hydantoinase B/oxoprolinase family protein, whose product MVTSKGKVDPVLMTLVNNYLNATTMEMGLAMARTAYSPIFNETWDFSCGVFDEKGEILSQGEFCPAQTAALQFALEWIVNEKGLESFGPEDFYLHNDPYRGMNHLPEHAVFKAVYQGSELVGFTSTIGHMAELGGMAPGGFPPDATEVFQEGLRIPPVKIIKNGREDEELWELIKANVRTPRKNVGDIRAMVGACRLGEKRLLELVDRYGLETYRNIKENLKSYAEQRMREEFRLIPDGVYEDEEYIMDNDGIEDRPFRVKVRISVEGDEVVVDFTGSEEQARGPINCSYVATAGATYNAFMQITPLDIPSNRGRYRPISLVIPPGILNVQYPGSSVIGNTELHPHIVMLIFRALSEVIPERVSAANNGTCALIGFGGVHPKTEEFLADMNTEAMGHGARSGSDGNDARTLINGNTRIASVEVLETRYPFLHERFCLNTDSGGAGRYRGGLGTIREIEILADQLRLSACVEREKLRPWGLFGGRPGTNSGIMVRRRGDSGYRTFKQAYGTRCNGKFSNVILNRGDRILIFTGGGGGYGRPEEREVWRIEEDLKEGYLSEEEIAADYPQYGGKMRHRNTEVGETK is encoded by the coding sequence ATGGTGACATCGAAGGGCAAGGTGGATCCTGTTCTCATGACTCTTGTAAACAACTACCTGAACGCAACCACCATGGAAATGGGTTTGGCCATGGCGAGGACCGCCTATTCGCCTATTTTCAACGAAACTTGGGATTTCTCGTGTGGGGTTTTTGACGAAAAGGGAGAAATACTGTCGCAGGGAGAGTTTTGCCCGGCCCAGACTGCGGCACTCCAGTTTGCCCTCGAATGGATTGTGAACGAGAAAGGGTTGGAGAGCTTCGGGCCCGAGGATTTCTACCTTCACAACGACCCGTACAGGGGGATGAATCATCTGCCGGAGCATGCGGTGTTCAAGGCGGTATACCAGGGTTCAGAGCTGGTGGGGTTCACTTCGACAATCGGGCATATGGCAGAGCTCGGAGGGATGGCTCCTGGCGGGTTTCCGCCTGATGCCACCGAGGTCTTTCAAGAGGGGCTCCGGATCCCTCCTGTCAAGATCATCAAGAACGGAAGAGAGGACGAGGAACTGTGGGAACTGATAAAGGCCAATGTGAGAACGCCACGGAAGAACGTCGGTGATATCAGGGCGATGGTCGGAGCGTGCAGGTTGGGAGAGAAGAGGCTTTTGGAACTGGTAGATCGTTACGGTCTGGAGACGTATCGAAACATCAAGGAGAACCTCAAATCTTACGCGGAACAGAGGATGCGAGAGGAATTCCGTCTGATCCCAGATGGTGTCTATGAAGACGAAGAGTACATCATGGACAACGACGGGATCGAGGACAGACCGTTCAGGGTGAAGGTGAGGATCTCGGTGGAAGGAGACGAGGTGGTCGTGGATTTTACAGGGTCCGAGGAGCAGGCCAGAGGTCCTATCAACTGCTCATATGTTGCCACAGCAGGAGCCACCTACAATGCTTTTATGCAGATCACCCCTCTGGACATTCCGTCGAACAGGGGCCGATACAGGCCGATCAGCCTTGTGATTCCTCCGGGAATACTCAACGTCCAGTACCCGGGTTCGAGCGTGATTGGCAACACGGAGCTTCACCCTCACATAGTCATGTTGATATTCCGTGCCTTGTCCGAAGTGATTCCCGAGAGGGTATCGGCTGCAAACAACGGCACCTGCGCACTGATAGGATTTGGAGGCGTCCATCCGAAAACAGAGGAATTCCTGGCCGACATGAACACAGAGGCAATGGGGCACGGTGCACGGAGCGGGTCTGACGGCAATGACGCGAGAACGCTCATCAACGGGAATACCAGGATAGCTTCGGTCGAAGTTCTCGAGACGCGCTACCCCTTTCTCCACGAGAGGTTCTGTTTGAATACGGATTCCGGGGGAGCGGGCAGGTATCGTGGAGGGCTTGGAACGATAAGGGAGATAGAGATACTGGCCGATCAGCTCAGACTCTCGGCATGCGTTGAAAGGGAGAAGCTCAGGCCCTGGGGATTGTTCGGCGGCCGACCGGGGACGAATTCCGGCATCATGGTAAGGCGAAGAGGGGATTCGGGGTACAGGACGTTCAAACAGGCATATGGGACGCGATGTAACGGGAAGTTCTCCAATGTCATTCTCAACAGGGGAGACAGGATCCTGATATTCACCGGTGGTGGGGGAGGATACGGAAGGCCCGAGGAGAGGGAGGTTTGGCGCATCGAGGAGGATCTCAAAGAGGGTTACCTCTCCGAAGAAGAGATAGCGGCCGACTATCCTCAATACGGCGGAAAAATGAGACACCGGAACACCGAAGTTGGAGAGACGAAATAG